One genomic segment of Ignavibacteriota bacterium includes these proteins:
- the mce gene encoding methylmalonyl-CoA epimerase: protein MNINRIEHLGIAVNNLEESIKFYEEKLGLKCYAIEEVADQKVKTAFFKVGETKIELLESTSPDGPIGKFIEKKGEGIHHIAFHVENLQESLNELQQKEVKLIDVNPRKGAESLNIAFLHPKSTGGVLTELCSDK, encoded by the coding sequence ATGAATATAAATCGTATTGAACATTTGGGAATTGCGGTAAATAATTTGGAAGAATCCATAAAATTTTATGAAGAAAAGCTCGGATTAAAATGTTATGCAATTGAAGAAGTTGCAGATCAAAAAGTAAAAACTGCATTTTTCAAAGTTGGCGAAACAAAAATTGAACTTTTGGAATCAACTTCTCCGGATGGACCAATCGGAAAATTTATTGAGAAAAAAGGTGAAGGAATTCATCACATTGCATTTCATGTAGAAAATTTACAAGAATCACTAAATGAACTTCAGCAAAAAGAAGTAAAATTAATTGATGTAAATCCGCGTAAAGGTGCAGAAAGCTTAAATATTGCTTTTCTTCACCCAAAATCAACCGGCGGAGTTTTAACAGAACTTTGTTCAGATAAATAA
- a CDS encoding biotin/lipoyl-binding protein has translation MKKFKFTINGSDYDVEIVNIEDNIAEVEVNGTSYQVQVNKQIQTTKTPKLVRSVVAPSTDIAISEQRTAKPTAAKGAGHIKSPLPGVILNVHVREGDSVKIGDKLITLEAMKMENSVNADKEGKVVKINVRQGDSVMEGDVLVEIGG, from the coding sequence ATGAAAAAGTTTAAATTTACAATAAATGGAAGTGATTACGACGTTGAAATTGTTAATATTGAAGATAATATTGCCGAAGTTGAAGTGAACGGAACATCATACCAAGTGCAAGTTAATAAGCAAATTCAAACAACAAAAACTCCAAAATTAGTTAGATCGGTTGTTGCACCATCTACGGATATTGCAATATCTGAACAAAGAACGGCAAAACCAACTGCAGCAAAAGGTGCGGGACATATAAAATCTCCTCTTCCCGGAGTTATTTTAAATGTTCATGTAAGAGAAGGAGATTCTGTAAAAATCGGTGATAAGTTAATAACACTTGAAGCTATGAAAATGGAAAATAGTGTTAATGCAGATAAAGAAGGAAAAGTTGTTAAAATTAATGTGCGACAAGGTGATTCTGTTATGGAAGGCGATGTTCTTGTTGAGATTGGAGGTTAA
- a CDS encoding acyl-CoA carboxylase subunit beta, with translation MSLQDKIKELMEMRQKARLGGGEKRIEAQHQKGKFTARERIEMLLDDGSFEEFDMFVSHRTVDFGLDKQTYLSDGVVTGYGTIDGRLVYVFSQDFTIFGGSLSEMYAQKICKVMDKAMKVGAPVIGINDSGGARIQEGVKSLGGYADIFQKNILASGVVPQISAIFGPCAGGAVYSPALTDFTIMSKNTSYMFVTGPKVVKTVTGEVVTDEELGGAMVHGTKSGVTHFVADSEEEGILLIRKLLSYLPQNNLEDPPLVACDDPIDRLEDTLNEIIPDSPNKPYDVKNVIHAIADNHEFLEIQRHYAPNIITGFARFNGISVGIVANQPNYLAGVLDINSSRKAARFVRFCDAFNIPILTLVDVPGFLPGTTQEYGGIILHGAKLLFAYGEATVPKITIILRKAYGGAYDVMGSKHLRGDINYAWPSAEIAVMGPRGAIEVLNNKEIAAIENPEERNAFITQKENEYKAKFATPYAAAKYGYIDDIIEPRNTRFRVIRALQSLSTKKDVNPPKKHSNIPL, from the coding sequence ATGTCGTTACAAGATAAGATTAAAGAATTGATGGAAATGCGACAAAAAGCGCGTTTAGGCGGCGGAGAAAAAAGAATTGAAGCCCAGCATCAAAAAGGAAAATTTACCGCACGCGAAAGAATTGAAATGTTATTGGATGATGGTTCTTTCGAAGAATTTGATATGTTCGTTTCACACAGAACTGTTGATTTCGGTTTGGATAAACAAACATATTTATCGGATGGAGTTGTTACCGGGTACGGAACAATTGACGGAAGATTGGTTTATGTGTTTTCACAAGATTTTACAATTTTCGGCGGATCGCTTTCGGAAATGTATGCACAAAAAATCTGTAAAGTTATGGATAAAGCAATGAAAGTCGGCGCTCCCGTAATTGGAATTAACGATAGCGGCGGTGCAAGAATTCAAGAAGGTGTAAAAAGTTTAGGCGGTTACGCAGATATTTTCCAAAAAAATATTTTAGCTTCCGGAGTTGTTCCGCAAATTTCCGCAATATTTGGTCCATGTGCTGGTGGCGCAGTTTATTCTCCGGCTTTAACAGATTTTACTATTATGAGTAAAAATACAAGCTACATGTTTGTTACCGGTCCAAAAGTTGTGAAAACAGTAACTGGTGAAGTAGTTACTGATGAAGAACTCGGCGGCGCAATGGTTCACGGAACAAAATCCGGTGTTACTCATTTTGTTGCAGATTCCGAAGAAGAAGGAATTTTATTAATTAGAAAATTGTTAAGCTATCTTCCGCAAAATAATTTGGAAGATCCGCCGTTAGTTGCATGTGATGATCCGATTGACAGATTAGAAGATACTTTAAATGAAATAATTCCGGATAGCCCAAATAAACCTTATGATGTAAAAAATGTAATTCACGCAATTGCTGATAATCATGAATTTTTAGAAATCCAAAGACATTATGCGCCGAATATAATTACCGGTTTTGCAAGATTTAACGGAATTTCTGTGGGAATTGTTGCAAATCAGCCGAATTATTTAGCAGGAGTTTTAGATATAAATTCATCACGAAAAGCTGCAAGATTTGTACGTTTCTGCGATGCTTTTAATATTCCAATTTTAACTTTGGTTGATGTTCCCGGATTTTTACCCGGAACAACTCAAGAATACGGGGGAATAATTTTACATGGTGCAAAATTATTATTTGCATACGGCGAAGCTACTGTTCCGAAAATTACAATTATTTTAAGAAAAGCATACGGCGGCGCTTATGATGTTATGGGATCAAAACATTTACGCGGAGATATAAATTACGCTTGGCCTTCAGCAGAAATTGCTGTTATGGGTCCGCGCGGTGCAATTGAAGTTTTGAATAATAAAGAAATTGCCGCAATCGAAAATCCCGAAGAAAGAAATGCTTTCATCACTCAAAAAGAAAATGAATATAAAGCAAAATTCGCAACTCCTTATGCAGCTGCAAAATATGGTTATATCGATGATATTATTGAACCAAGAAATACTCGATTCAGAGTTATTCGCGCACTTCAATCTTTATCGACAAAGAAAGATGTAAATCCGCCTAAAAAACATTCCAATATTCCATTGTGA
- a CDS encoding OadG family protein — MNLGLILQATAAKLDSVSNAKIHENADKFNQIDPWGVGMTFVGMTVVFMSLLLLYLLFYNITKLLNLKLKKARKVEGKEIKVKESEEDLSGNVSAAIAMALHLYMSELHDKENTVLTINKVARTYSPWSSKIYGLRQNPR, encoded by the coding sequence ATGAATTTAGGTTTAATTTTACAAGCAACCGCTGCAAAACTTGATTCCGTTTCGAATGCGAAAATTCATGAAAACGCCGATAAGTTCAATCAAATTGATCCTTGGGGCGTAGGAATGACTTTTGTAGGAATGACAGTAGTTTTCATGTCTTTATTACTTCTTTATTTACTTTTTTATAACATTACAAAACTTCTTAATCTGAAATTAAAAAAAGCTAGAAAAGTTGAAGGTAAAGAAATTAAGGTTAAAGAAAGCGAAGAAGATTTAAGCGGAAACGTAAGTGCGGCAATTGCAATGGCTTTGCATTTATACATGAGTGAATTGCACGATAAAGAAAATACGGTTCTTACAATTAATAAAGTTGCAAGAACATATTCGCCATGGAGTTCAAAAATTTATGGTTTAAGACAAAATCCAAGATGA
- a CDS encoding sodium ion-translocating decarboxylase subunit beta, producing MQQFIEFVAHGFDQFMRYTAFANFTLGHVIMLIIALIFLYLAIVKDYEPLLLVPIGFGILIGNIPFLEGANLQLGIYEKGSVLNYLYFGVTQGVYPPLIFLGIGAMTDFSTLLSNPKLILIGAAAQLGIFGAYALSLALGYLPQHAAAIAIIGGADGPTAIFLSSKLAPELVGAIAVSAYSYMALVPVIQPPIMKLLTTDKERQIRMKPPRQVSKLEKILFPIVGLLLTCFITPSALPLLGMLFFGNILKESGVTKRLADTAKGSLIDIVTILIGLTVGASTQATTFLTAKSIGIFGLGALSFVIATTGGVMFVKIMNLFLKEENKINPLIGNAGVSAVPDSARVSQVVGLQYDSKNHLLMHAMAPNVAGVIGSAVAAGILLSFFLG from the coding sequence ATGCAGCAATTTATTGAATTTGTAGCTCACGGTTTTGATCAATTTATGCGGTACACTGCATTTGCAAATTTTACGCTTGGTCATGTTATAATGTTAATTATTGCTTTAATATTTCTTTATTTAGCAATTGTAAAAGATTATGAACCGCTTTTACTTGTTCCTATTGGATTTGGAATTTTAATTGGAAACATTCCTTTTTTAGAAGGCGCAAATTTGCAATTAGGAATTTATGAAAAAGGAAGCGTTCTTAATTATTTATATTTTGGTGTAACTCAAGGAGTTTATCCCCCATTAATATTTTTGGGAATTGGAGCGATGACGGATTTTTCTACTTTGCTTTCAAATCCAAAATTAATATTAATTGGCGCTGCTGCTCAATTAGGAATTTTTGGAGCTTACGCATTATCTTTAGCTCTGGGATATCTTCCTCAACATGCTGCAGCAATTGCAATTATTGGCGGAGCAGATGGACCAACTGCAATTTTCTTATCATCTAAATTAGCTCCGGAATTAGTTGGCGCAATTGCAGTTTCCGCATATTCTTATATGGCACTTGTTCCGGTAATTCAGCCGCCGATTATGAAATTGCTTACAACCGATAAAGAACGACAAATAAGAATGAAACCTCCGCGCCAAGTTTCTAAATTGGAGAAAATACTATTCCCTATTGTTGGTTTACTACTTACTTGCTTTATCACTCCTTCTGCATTGCCTCTTTTAGGAATGTTATTCTTCGGAAATATTTTGAAAGAAAGCGGAGTTACAAAAAGATTGGCAGATACTGCAAAAGGTTCATTAATAGATATTGTTACTATTCTTATTGGATTGACGGTTGGCGCTTCAACTCAAGCAACAACTTTTTTGACTGCAAAATCAATTGGTATTTTTGGATTAGGAGCGCTTTCTTTTGTAATTGCAACAACCGGTGGAGTAATGTTTGTAAAAATTATGAATTTATTTTTGAAAGAAGAAAATAAAATAAATCCATTAATTGGAAATGCCGGAGTTTCTGCAGTTCCCGATAGTGCAAGAGTTTCTCAAGTTGTTGGTTTGCAATATGATTCAAAAAATCATTTACTTATGCATGCAATGGCACCAAATGTTGCGGGAGTAATTGGATCGGCAGTTGCAGCCGGTATTTTACTTTCGTTCTTTTTGGGATAA